A genome region from Planifilum fimeticola includes the following:
- the yhbH gene encoding sporulation protein YhbH, with protein sequence MTAERLFFLSRDDWSLHRKGQLDQMRHQERVREAIRENLSDLISEESIILNRNGQKVKVPIRTLEEVRFRFNRDKQSHVGQGDGTGQPGDTIGRAAPGTGQGFGAGDQPGEDIYEAEVSEEELAAIVFEGWELPDLKQKEEDQLPAERPVFDDIRKRGLMGNLDKKRTYLESLKRSLREGSASPTLRPEDLRFKTWNEKELPQSKAAVFAMMDTSGSMGTFHKWMARAFFHWMVKFLKTRYPHVETVFLAHHTEAMQVTEEQFFHRVESGGTRCSSVYELALQLIETRYPAHRYNLYAYHFTDGDNLTSDNEPTVELTRRLIESCNRVGYGEINPNARSNTLMQHMRSIKHPAFVTATFRSKEDIHPALKRFFSRADGEGGSRNAIR encoded by the coding sequence ATGACGGCAGAGCGTCTTTTTTTCCTTTCCCGGGATGACTGGTCCCTTCACCGAAAAGGCCAACTGGACCAGATGCGCCACCAGGAAAGGGTTCGAGAGGCGATCCGCGAGAACCTCTCCGACTTGATCTCCGAAGAATCGATCATTCTCAACCGGAACGGCCAGAAGGTGAAAGTGCCGATCCGCACCCTGGAAGAAGTTCGCTTCCGCTTCAACCGGGACAAACAGTCCCACGTCGGCCAAGGGGATGGAACGGGCCAACCCGGTGACACCATCGGCAGGGCGGCCCCCGGCACCGGTCAGGGCTTTGGCGCCGGCGACCAACCCGGCGAAGACATCTATGAAGCGGAAGTTTCGGAGGAAGAGCTGGCGGCCATCGTCTTCGAGGGATGGGAGCTTCCCGATCTGAAGCAAAAGGAGGAAGACCAACTCCCCGCGGAGCGCCCGGTCTTTGACGACATCCGCAAACGGGGGCTTATGGGAAACCTGGACAAGAAGCGAACCTACCTGGAAAGCCTCAAGCGCTCCCTGCGGGAGGGGAGCGCTTCCCCGACCCTTCGGCCGGAGGACCTGCGGTTCAAAACCTGGAACGAGAAGGAGCTGCCCCAATCCAAGGCGGCCGTGTTCGCCATGATGGATACCTCCGGCTCCATGGGAACCTTTCACAAGTGGATGGCCAGGGCCTTCTTCCACTGGATGGTCAAATTTCTCAAGACCCGGTATCCCCACGTGGAGACCGTGTTTCTGGCCCACCACACCGAAGCGATGCAGGTGACGGAGGAACAATTTTTCCACCGGGTCGAAAGCGGGGGAACCCGCTGTTCATCGGTGTACGAGTTGGCGCTGCAGCTGATCGAAACCCGCTATCCCGCGCATCGGTACAATCTGTACGCCTACCATTTCACCGACGGAGACAACTTGACCAGCGACAACGAACCGACGGTGGAACTGACCCGGCGTCTCATCGAGAGCTGCAACCGGGTGGGTTACGGGGAAATCAATCCCAACGCCCGCTCCAACACCCTGATGCAACACATGCGGTCCATCAAGCATCCGGCCTTTGTCACGGCCACTTTCCGTTCCAAAGAAGACATCCATCCGGCTCTGAAGCGGTTTTTCTCCCGCGCCGACGGCGAAGGGGGGAGCCGGAATGCAATTCGTTGA
- a CDS encoding SpoVR family protein, with protein sequence MQFVDMERLERAIEEITERALASGLDFFPMRYEITPPDILYSIGAYGMPTRFSHWSFGKAYYRMKTDYDYGLSKIYELVINSNPCYAFLLESNSLLQNKLIVAHVLGHSDFFKNNAYFSLTNRNMVESMAVTARRIRAYEEQYGRKTVETFLDAVLSINEHVDPHTVFRDGTPTGYRPQSPEDPGGGEPMGAADSSREEAQAKGSALGPAQSPKEEKDLVRFIADRSPILEGWEREIMYRLREEMLYFWPQLETKIMNEGWATFWHVQILREMDLDEEEAVEFAAMHSRLIQPPVTGINPYLLGWKMFVWLDRNLGREAVFDIRATESDVSFLRNYLNKELAEEMDLFVFRRSGEHWRITSKDVEEVREHLIRSRINGGYPYIVACDDNYQNRGELYLLHRYDGTELDTRYIAKTLPMVYRLWGRPVHLETVISDQNVRYTWDGKKLSHRV encoded by the coding sequence ATGCAATTCGTTGACATGGAACGGCTGGAACGGGCGATTGAAGAGATCACGGAACGGGCCCTGGCCTCCGGGCTCGACTTTTTCCCGATGCGATACGAAATCACTCCGCCGGACATCCTCTACTCCATCGGCGCCTACGGAATGCCCACCCGGTTTTCCCACTGGAGTTTCGGCAAAGCCTACTACCGGATGAAAACCGATTACGATTACGGCCTGAGCAAGATCTACGAGCTGGTGATCAATTCCAATCCCTGTTACGCCTTTCTGCTGGAATCCAACTCCCTGCTCCAAAACAAGCTGATTGTCGCCCACGTCCTGGGCCACAGCGACTTTTTCAAAAACAACGCCTATTTTTCCCTCACCAACCGGAACATGGTGGAAAGCATGGCGGTCACCGCCCGCCGCATTCGCGCCTACGAAGAACAATACGGTCGGAAAACGGTGGAAACCTTCCTGGACGCCGTCCTGTCCATCAACGAACACGTCGATCCCCACACCGTCTTCCGGGACGGCACCCCCACCGGTTACCGCCCCCAATCTCCGGAAGACCCGGGCGGCGGAGAACCGATGGGAGCCGCCGATTCCTCCCGGGAGGAGGCGCAGGCAAAGGGCTCCGCTTTGGGCCCGGCCCAATCGCCGAAGGAAGAAAAAGACCTGGTCCGCTTCATCGCCGACCGCTCGCCCATCCTGGAGGGATGGGAACGGGAAATCATGTACCGGCTACGGGAAGAGATGCTGTATTTCTGGCCCCAGCTGGAGACCAAGATCATGAATGAAGGATGGGCCACCTTCTGGCACGTGCAGATTCTGCGGGAAATGGACCTCGATGAGGAGGAGGCCGTCGAATTCGCCGCCATGCACTCCCGGCTCATCCAACCCCCGGTTACGGGAATCAATCCCTATCTGCTGGGATGGAAGATGTTTGTCTGGTTGGACCGGAACCTGGGCCGGGAAGCCGTCTTCGACATCCGGGCCACCGAGTCCGACGTCTCCTTCCTGCGCAACTATCTGAACAAAGAATTGGCCGAGGAGATGGATCTCTTTGTCTTCCGCCGCAGCGGCGAACATTGGAGAATCACCTCCAAGGATGTGGAGGAAGTGCGGGAACACCTCATCCGCTCCCGCATCAACGGAGGATACCCCTACATCGTGGCCTGCGACGACAACTACCAAAACCGAGGGGAGCTCTACCTGCTCCACCGCTACGACGGAACCGAACTGGACACCCGTTACATCGCCAAAACGCTCCCGATGGTCTATCGCCTCTGGGGACGTCCCGTCCACCTGGAAACGGTGATCAGCGACCAAAACGTCCGCTACACCTGGGACGGCAAAAAGCTGTCCCACCGGGTGTGA
- a CDS encoding extracellular solute-binding protein: MKGWRKCLTGLLAVSLASGISACSTQEATQEVPENGKYTITSLDFVYGDIPPKDGEGVRMIEEKFQVDYQREYGVYTDYLEKLTARMASGDIPDVIGFESQIDRANFFRWAKQGAFLPLNEYIDDYPTLKAVPQEVWNAVTVDGKIYAIPKYFPKYYLNTPVIRQDWLDNLGLKMPTNYEELKEVAIAFTKNDPDGNGKDDTYGMVLGKDLWPHYHFGAYWDMNAWYHQNERGQYVPGVITEHWKEFIRMMRELYQEGAIPKDFAVYSPTEAVKEFYAGKAGIFVRGPVEMPEANMEALQKIHPKADPTPIPPFEAPDGSRGYTAGSGYYMMNALSAKLKDEPGKVRRILEIIDFGRRFYSWEERNPDNEDFDWMYGHEGKGYHMVDGRPVITERTKGMAPWHYLLDNKMWAPSDEANRYSLTYKNSAFKELAEELEKMHAETRHWLNPIHQVYSETEARIGLKITRDLLNEQAKMITGDLPLSAWDRAVRRYLESGGQQMIEEVNRKIKEKNVRPRWE; encoded by the coding sequence ATGAAAGGTTGGCGTAAGTGTCTGACGGGATTGCTGGCTGTGAGTTTGGCGTCGGGCATTTCCGCCTGTTCCACCCAGGAGGCGACGCAGGAGGTTCCCGAAAACGGGAAATATACGATCACCTCCCTGGATTTCGTGTATGGGGACATTCCGCCGAAGGACGGGGAAGGCGTACGGATGATCGAGGAGAAGTTCCAAGTGGATTACCAAAGAGAATACGGAGTCTACACGGATTATCTGGAGAAACTGACAGCCCGCATGGCTTCCGGGGATATCCCCGACGTCATCGGTTTTGAATCCCAGATCGATCGGGCGAACTTTTTCAGATGGGCGAAGCAGGGGGCTTTCCTTCCGCTGAACGAATACATCGACGATTATCCCACCTTGAAAGCTGTTCCGCAGGAAGTGTGGAACGCCGTGACGGTGGATGGGAAGATTTATGCCATCCCCAAGTATTTTCCGAAATATTACCTGAATACGCCGGTCATCCGCCAGGACTGGCTGGACAATCTCGGTTTAAAGATGCCTACCAACTATGAAGAGTTGAAGGAGGTGGCCATCGCGTTCACCAAGAACGATCCCGACGGAAACGGCAAGGACGACACATACGGGATGGTCCTGGGAAAAGATCTGTGGCCCCACTACCATTTCGGGGCCTACTGGGATATGAACGCATGGTATCACCAAAACGAGCGGGGGCAATACGTGCCCGGCGTCATCACCGAGCATTGGAAAGAGTTTATCCGGATGATGCGGGAACTGTACCAGGAGGGAGCGATTCCCAAAGACTTCGCGGTGTATAGTCCCACCGAGGCCGTCAAGGAGTTTTATGCAGGAAAGGCGGGAATCTTCGTCCGGGGTCCCGTGGAGATGCCGGAAGCGAATATGGAGGCACTGCAAAAAATCCACCCGAAAGCCGATCCTACACCCATTCCCCCTTTCGAAGCTCCGGACGGTTCGAGAGGATATACCGCCGGTTCCGGCTATTACATGATGAACGCACTTTCCGCCAAGCTGAAGGATGAACCCGGAAAAGTTCGCCGGATTTTGGAGATCATCGATTTTGGTCGCCGGTTTTATTCCTGGGAGGAGAGAAATCCGGACAATGAAGACTTCGATTGGATGTACGGGCACGAAGGGAAAGGGTACCACATGGTCGACGGTCGGCCGGTTATTACGGAGCGGACCAAGGGAATGGCCCCTTGGCATTATCTCCTTGACAACAAAATGTGGGCTCCGAGTGACGAGGCGAACCGTTATTCCCTGACCTACAAGAACAGCGCCTTTAAAGAACTGGCGGAAGAACTGGAGAAAATGCATGCGGAGACCCGTCACTGGCTGAACCCGATTCACCAGGTATATTCCGAGACCGAAGCGCGGATCGGACTGAAGATTACCCGGGATCTGTTGAATGAACAGGCCAAAATGATCACCGGCGACCTGCCCCTGTCCGCGTGGGACCGGGCCGTACGCCGGTATCTGGAGAGCGGGGGACAGCAGATGATCGAGGAAGTGAACCGGAAGATCAAGGAGAAAAACGTGCGGCCGCGATGGGAGTAG
- a CDS encoding serine/threonine protein kinase, with translation MSWQSIEPLLKKIRIEANPDNHPVSVVSVPPPLTVVGTGTDAVVVRYPDFPRLAFKVYAEGRSQSRENEYAAYRRLGRSPYFPVCYGKGSFYLVLSYEEGPTLYDCLVKGIPIPEQAIDDVEKARDYARRAGLNPRDIHLKNVLLQQGRAKLLDVSEYVKPGNDGRWDHLVQAYRKFYPLIAGRKIPVWLIEVVKKTYYRQVAGDFSVSDFGRRFLPFIKK, from the coding sequence ATGTCTTGGCAGTCGATCGAACCCTTGTTGAAAAAAATCCGCATCGAAGCCAATCCGGATAATCATCCCGTCAGCGTCGTGTCCGTCCCACCGCCCCTGACAGTGGTCGGGACGGGTACCGATGCGGTGGTGGTTCGCTATCCCGATTTTCCGCGGTTGGCGTTTAAGGTGTATGCCGAGGGGCGCAGTCAATCCAGGGAAAATGAATATGCCGCCTACCGGCGACTGGGACGGTCTCCCTATTTCCCGGTCTGTTACGGGAAGGGGAGTTTTTATCTTGTGTTGAGCTACGAGGAGGGCCCCACCCTTTATGACTGCCTGGTCAAAGGGATTCCCATTCCGGAGCAGGCGATCGACGATGTGGAGAAAGCCCGGGACTATGCCCGTCGGGCGGGGCTCAATCCCCGCGACATCCACCTGAAAAACGTGCTTCTCCAGCAGGGGCGCGCCAAGCTGCTGGACGTCTCCGAATACGTGAAACCCGGAAATGACGGGCGCTGGGACCATTTGGTCCAGGCGTACCGCAAATTTTACCCCCTGATCGCCGGCCGAAAGATTCCCGTCTGGTTGATCGAGGTGGTGAAGAAGACCTATTACCGCCAAGTCGCGGGGGATTTTTCCGTCAGCGATTTCGGGCGGCGGTTTTTGCCGTTTATCAAGAAATGA
- a CDS encoding DUF3054 domain-containing protein, translating to MKQKTTVTLLIGDLLIVLLFSAIGRVSHHMVPDPLSVLNTAFPFAVAWLAAGALTGVFKPGSAESVGKAFKVTLLTLVIAAPLGVLLRSLLLGRMMAPSFWIVGSVSLAILMLTWRLLYAYFKKNEA from the coding sequence ATGAAGCAAAAAACGACCGTCACGCTCCTGATCGGCGACTTGCTCATCGTCCTGTTGTTTTCAGCAATCGGTAGGGTCAGCCATCACATGGTTCCGGATCCCTTGTCGGTTCTCAACACCGCCTTTCCCTTCGCCGTCGCCTGGTTGGCGGCGGGGGCGCTGACGGGCGTCTTTAAACCCGGCTCGGCCGAAAGCGTAGGAAAAGCCTTCAAAGTCACCCTGTTGACCCTGGTAATCGCCGCCCCCCTTGGCGTCCTTTTGCGCAGCCTGTTGCTCGGACGAATGATGGCTCCCTCCTTTTGGATTGTCGGTTCGGTCAGTCTGGCGATTTTGATGCTCACTTGGCGTCTGTTATATGCTTATTTTAAAAAGAATGAGGCGTGA
- a CDS encoding ABC1 kinase family protein codes for MATPVPKDQEEKSAVTAERFSAEEKEKIRQEIWKMRRAITRGGRFRSIAGVMAKHGLLYLLTDRRMFRWFPGKRTTPEEDQELKRIGRRLRLAFEELGPTFIKLGQVLVTRQELIPEPVTAELAKLLDEVPPMPFRYMAYVMDEELPEGLDTFEWIDREPIGSASLAQVYRARMKDGRMCAVKVVRPHVGKLFQTDIAVIRKFARRVHKLLPPEWAAAVDLPGLVDDYYSSSMNELDMRSEARNMEEHGRLGEEFETIGVPEVYHATTSVLVMEYVDGWNLKEFPVDFLTFEERFERMMDLAHYYIKTFTEGYYHADPHGSNLILDRHTKKVIGIDWGMVGRLDALHTEAIFRMLLHIRLNQAEDAAEAALDIVQPTPYTDPVRLKDEIRTVFIRYVNSEQGSKYNWGNLLIQAITVAMRNYCRIPNGLALWAKGFSAAEGTARWLCPEISYHVVLESADVQILRRWLGRRFNYRANASWITEAAKLVATLPRRINKILEKLAWNDWKWVVVNRLDDDSARLLNRMVNRITLGMMASGLFVGSSLLLSFGGEQVLSIPSLRWLAVSMLWGSAITALYVVWRVIRSKRA; via the coding sequence GTGGCAACTCCGGTCCCGAAGGATCAGGAAGAGAAATCTGCGGTGACGGCGGAGCGGTTCTCCGCGGAGGAAAAGGAAAAGATCCGGCAGGAGATTTGGAAGATGCGGAGGGCCATCACAAGGGGCGGACGCTTTCGATCCATCGCAGGAGTCATGGCCAAACACGGGCTGCTTTATTTGTTGACGGACCGGAGGATGTTTCGTTGGTTTCCGGGCAAGAGGACCACGCCGGAGGAAGATCAGGAACTGAAGCGGATCGGCCGTCGCCTTCGCCTCGCCTTTGAGGAATTGGGTCCCACTTTCATCAAGCTGGGACAGGTGCTGGTCACCCGGCAGGAATTGATCCCGGAACCTGTTACGGCGGAGCTGGCCAAGTTGCTGGATGAGGTTCCCCCGATGCCCTTCCGGTATATGGCCTACGTCATGGATGAGGAGTTGCCCGAGGGTCTGGACACCTTCGAATGGATCGACAGGGAACCGATCGGTTCCGCCTCGTTGGCCCAGGTTTACCGGGCCCGAATGAAGGACGGGCGCATGTGCGCGGTCAAAGTGGTTCGTCCCCATGTGGGAAAGCTGTTTCAAACGGATATTGCGGTGATCCGGAAATTCGCGAGGCGTGTTCACAAGCTTCTCCCTCCCGAGTGGGCGGCGGCCGTCGATCTGCCGGGATTGGTCGACGATTATTACAGCAGTTCGATGAATGAGCTGGATATGCGCTCCGAGGCGCGAAACATGGAGGAACACGGCCGGCTCGGCGAGGAGTTTGAAACAATCGGCGTTCCCGAAGTTTATCACGCGACTACATCCGTGTTGGTGATGGAGTATGTGGACGGGTGGAATCTGAAGGAGTTTCCGGTCGATTTTCTCACCTTTGAAGAGCGGTTTGAACGGATGATGGACCTGGCCCACTACTATATCAAGACCTTCACCGAAGGGTATTATCACGCCGATCCCCACGGCTCCAACCTCATCCTGGACCGCCATACCAAAAAGGTGATCGGCATCGACTGGGGCATGGTGGGTCGCCTGGATGCCCTGCACACCGAAGCGATTTTCCGGATGTTGCTCCACATCCGGCTGAATCAGGCGGAGGACGCCGCGGAGGCTGCATTGGACATTGTCCAGCCGACCCCGTATACGGATCCCGTCCGCCTGAAGGATGAGATTCGAACGGTCTTTATCCGATACGTCAATAGTGAACAGGGGAGCAAGTACAACTGGGGCAACCTGCTGATTCAGGCGATCACCGTCGCCATGCGCAACTACTGCCGGATTCCCAACGGCCTGGCCCTGTGGGCCAAGGGATTTTCGGCGGCGGAGGGAACAGCCCGGTGGCTGTGTCCCGAGATCAGCTATCATGTGGTGCTGGAGTCGGCTGACGTGCAGATTCTTCGCCGCTGGCTGGGGCGTCGATTCAACTATCGGGCCAACGCCAGCTGGATCACGGAGGCCGCCAAGCTCGTCGCCACCCTTCCGCGCCGGATCAACAAGATCCTGGAGAAGCTGGCCTGGAACGATTGGAAATGGGTGGTGGTGAATCGTCTGGACGATGATTCCGCCCGCCTGTTGAACCGGATGGTGAACCGCATCACTCTGGGCATGATGGCCAGCGGGCTGTTCGTGGGCAGTTCCCTGCTTCTTTCCTTCGGAGGCGAGCAGGTGCTTTCGATTCCTTCCCTTCGCTGGCTGGCGGTGAGCATGCTGTGGGGTTCGGCGATCACCGCCCTGTATGTGGTGTGGCGAGTGATCCGTTCCAAGAGAGCTTGA
- a CDS encoding R2-like ligand-binding oxidase: protein MRVMQTTSERGLDHSLLPMRLYHKAKKLGVWDPRDIDLTQDKKDWEKFDDVEKEMTLRLCAMFQAGEEAVTRDLLPLIQVISNEGRLEEEMYLTTFLFEEAKHTEIFRRFLDEVGDVPEKDLSVYHLDNYRKMFYEYLPQAMERLNHDPSPEAQAEASVTYNMIVEGVLAETGYYSTFQSYKRLGIMPGTVQAFHYLQRDESRHIAYGVYLLQRLIIEHDVWDVIQKRMEFLLPVAIGVVNELINQVDELPFGLDKEEMTQYAMKQFDIRMSLLERARGKSVKDLSSLSEETMKTVKEEF, encoded by the coding sequence ATGCGCGTGATGCAGACCACCAGCGAGAGGGGCCTGGATCATTCCCTTCTGCCCATGCGTTTGTATCACAAGGCCAAAAAGTTGGGGGTTTGGGATCCGAGAGACATCGATTTGACCCAGGACAAAAAGGACTGGGAAAAATTTGATGATGTGGAAAAGGAAATGACCCTGCGCCTGTGCGCCATGTTTCAGGCCGGCGAGGAAGCGGTCACCCGGGATTTGCTTCCCCTGATCCAGGTGATTTCCAACGAGGGACGGCTGGAAGAGGAGATGTACCTGACCACCTTCCTCTTCGAAGAGGCGAAGCACACCGAGATCTTTCGCCGTTTTCTGGACGAGGTGGGCGATGTCCCCGAGAAGGACTTGTCCGTGTATCACCTGGACAATTACCGGAAAATGTTTTACGAGTATCTGCCGCAGGCCATGGAGCGGTTAAATCACGATCCCTCCCCGGAGGCGCAGGCGGAGGCGTCCGTCACCTACAACATGATTGTGGAAGGCGTTCTGGCGGAGACGGGGTATTACTCCACCTTCCAATCCTACAAACGGCTCGGCATCATGCCCGGGACCGTCCAGGCCTTCCATTACCTGCAGCGGGATGAATCCCGTCACATCGCCTACGGCGTATATCTTCTGCAGCGCCTCATCATCGAACACGACGTGTGGGATGTGATCCAGAAGCGGATGGAGTTCCTCCTGCCGGTGGCCATCGGCGTGGTGAACGAATTGATCAATCAGGTGGATGAACTCCCCTTCGGGCTGGATAAGGAAGAGATGACCCAATACGCCATGAAACAGTTCGACATCCGGATGAGCCTGTTGGAACGGGCGCGCGGAAAATCGGTGAAGGATCTCTCCAGCTTGAGTGAAGAGACGATGAAGACGGTGAAGGAAGAGTTCTGA
- a CDS encoding SCP2 sterol-binding domain-containing protein: protein MAYEAFTEEWAKEWAKHLNQNQNYRKVASTWEWPLVLKVEKDESVGLDEDRAIYLDLWHGECREARAATEEDLEKAPYVVSADPYTWKLIFERKLEPVSTLMRGRLKLVKGDMSTLSGYVMAAKYLLEDALKVDTEIPEALK, encoded by the coding sequence ATGGCATATGAAGCGTTTACGGAGGAATGGGCGAAGGAATGGGCCAAACATTTGAACCAAAACCAAAACTATCGGAAGGTGGCCTCGACCTGGGAGTGGCCTTTGGTGTTGAAAGTGGAAAAGGATGAGTCCGTCGGTTTGGACGAAGACCGGGCCATCTATCTGGATCTGTGGCACGGGGAGTGCCGCGAGGCCCGGGCGGCGACGGAGGAGGATCTGGAAAAGGCTCCGTACGTGGTCAGTGCCGATCCCTACACGTGGAAATTGATCTTTGAGCGGAAGCTGGAGCCCGTTTCGACTCTGATGCGCGGCAGGTTGAAGCTGGTAAAAGGGGATATGTCCACCCTGTCCGGTTATGTGATGGCGGCCAAATATCTGTTGGAGGATGCGCTGAAAGTGGATACGGAAATTCCTGAAGCCCTGAAATGA
- a CDS encoding HPr family phosphocarrier protein, giving the protein MKLFRRICKKAFLLTGLLTLALLPFFGGAAPAHAADWSQGVVIRADRIEIKGLLPLLAIGNDGGPVLRMIAGEAKVYGMKMAAAHQGRGWGMEIADGGVVPIRGLQADATALGFRIKGLPIQIGDSIPSIVLHDVFMKVDRLEAKQIDLHGLEMSTQPGVSLKPDGPVLDLRPFAQSSRKEMEEEINERLREMSTTPTKDEDSEAKDGEKEGEEKPSGDEKGDGVSDETDNPAEGPGSGSEDPNQTEPPPAGGEPPDDSGAVIEEKVKLAKTIGLVRARELVKEVKKYDASVMIKKGKKAVKADDYWAVVGLGLFRGTEIVLSAEGNASRQAVDALVRYLTKK; this is encoded by the coding sequence TTGAAGCTTTTCAGGCGAATCTGCAAGAAGGCCTTTTTGTTGACCGGCCTTCTGACGCTGGCCCTGCTTCCCTTTTTCGGGGGAGCCGCACCGGCTCATGCGGCCGACTGGAGTCAAGGGGTGGTGATCCGGGCCGACCGGATCGAAATCAAGGGTTTGCTCCCGCTTTTGGCCATCGGGAATGACGGCGGGCCCGTGTTGCGGATGATTGCCGGGGAAGCGAAAGTCTACGGCATGAAGATGGCGGCCGCCCATCAAGGCCGCGGTTGGGGAATGGAGATCGCCGACGGAGGCGTGGTGCCGATCCGCGGGCTGCAAGCGGATGCCACGGCCCTGGGTTTTCGCATCAAAGGCCTTCCGATACAGATCGGTGACTCCATTCCTTCCATCGTTCTTCATGATGTCTTCATGAAGGTGGATCGGCTGGAAGCGAAACAGATCGACCTGCACGGACTCGAAATGAGCACCCAACCCGGGGTCTCCCTGAAACCGGACGGCCCTGTCCTGGATCTCCGTCCCTTTGCCCAGTCCTCCCGGAAAGAGATGGAGGAAGAGATCAACGAGCGCCTGCGTGAAATGTCGACGACGCCGACGAAGGACGAAGATTCGGAGGCGAAGGACGGGGAGAAGGAAGGAGAAGAAAAACCGTCCGGGGATGAAAAAGGAGACGGCGTTTCCGATGAGACGGATAACCCGGCAGAGGGTCCCGGTTCCGGATCGGAGGATCCGAATCAAACCGAACCGCCCCCGGCCGGCGGAGAGCCGCCCGATGATTCAGGCGCCGTCATTGAAGAAAAGGTGAAGCTGGCGAAGACGATCGGGCTGGTTCGCGCGCGCGAGCTGGTGAAAGAAGTCAAAAAATATGACGCCTCGGTGATGATCAAGAAAGGGAAGAAGGCGGTCAAGGCCGACGACTACTGGGCGGTGGTCGGGCTGGGTCTGTTCCGGGGAACGGAAATTGTCCTTTCGGCGGAGGGGAATGCGTCCAGACAGGCCGTCGACGCGCTCGTGCGGTATTTGACGAAAAAATAG
- a CDS encoding DUF6114 domain-containing protein, with amino-acid sequence MEKIAEQRLSHEPPGEGGSPVPTGRSAPKRRPKAGLILVILAGLIILWIPVNLYWLAFVPGSFAFTGLLFGTMVLLCGILGWIMPQYVRLLGVFAMVLSIISIMGALGGLLIGTVLGVVGGSLCAAWDPDGKRSLGKSGKAGERRRWMRTRKEKKPEWPIVAKAENEGGAD; translated from the coding sequence ATGGAAAAGATCGCGGAACAGAGGTTGTCCCATGAGCCACCCGGCGAGGGTGGCTCCCCCGTACCAACGGGGCGGTCAGCGCCGAAACGACGGCCGAAGGCGGGTCTGATCCTCGTCATCCTGGCCGGGCTCATCATCCTGTGGATACCGGTCAACCTGTACTGGTTGGCCTTTGTGCCCGGAAGCTTCGCCTTTACCGGGCTTCTCTTCGGGACGATGGTCCTCCTGTGCGGCATTCTCGGTTGGATCATGCCGCAGTATGTGCGGTTGCTCGGTGTTTTTGCCATGGTGCTGTCGATCATCTCCATTATGGGAGCTCTCGGCGGCCTGTTGATCGGAACGGTGCTGGGGGTCGTCGGAGGATCCCTCTGCGCCGCCTGGGATCCGGACGGAAAGCGATCCCTCGGGAAGAGCGGGAAAGCGGGCGAAAGAAGGCGCTGGATGCGGACGCGAAAAGAGAAGAAGCCCGAGTGGCCGATTGTCGCCAAGGCGGAGAACGAAGGCGGCGCCGATTGA
- a CDS encoding DUF6230 family protein gives MYRWKKFWISMSAALALLLAMGIGIWTGGVALAMPVAGIGGFIVEADEIQITNFKLLPKIGQTSDRSVYPQASSSLDGVIKGMKLYKDFELGSLKARVLITASKDVKASGLVLDMTRMTADSSFKKLKVEEKYSTNPLEKISLSAPTLNLKNVKIRGHYLFANSISIPGMTLDVSLK, from the coding sequence ATGTATCGGTGGAAGAAGTTTTGGATCAGTATGTCGGCCGCCCTCGCCCTGCTTCTCGCCATGGGCATCGGCATCTGGACCGGTGGCGTCGCCCTGGCCATGCCGGTGGCCGGAATCGGAGGGTTTATTGTCGAGGCCGACGAGATTCAGATCACCAACTTCAAGCTGTTGCCCAAAATCGGGCAGACGAGCGATAGATCCGTTTATCCCCAGGCCAGCTCCAGCCTGGACGGCGTGATCAAAGGGATGAAACTGTACAAGGACTTCGAACTGGGGTCCTTAAAGGCCCGCGTTCTGATTACGGCGTCCAAGGATGTGAAGGCGTCGGGACTGGTTCTGGACATGACCCGGATGACCGCGGATTCCTCTTTCAAAAAACTGAAGGTGGAGGAAAAGTACAGCACCAATCCCCTGGAGAAAATCAGCCTGTCCGCGCCGACGTTGAACCTGAAAAATGTGAAGATCCGGGGTCACTACCTCTTTGCCAACAGCATCTCGATTCCGGGCATGACGCTGGATGTTTCGCTCAAGTAA